The DNA segment TCGACGACCGGTCGGCGGCCTTCCACGCCGCCGTCACGGGAGCGACCGACCTCGGCGTACCGGTGCCCTCCTGCCCCGGCTGGACACTGCTCGACCTCGCTCAGCACGTCGGCAACGGCCGCCGCAAATGGGCCGCCATCGTCGCCGCCGGCCCGGCCTCCGCTCCCCCGCAACCGTCGGCCTGGGAGAGCACCCCGGACGACCTGCCCACCTGGCTCACCGCCTCGTTCGACCGGCTGCGCGACGCCCTGGTGACCGCCGGACCGGACGCCGGCACCTGGGGCTGGTGGGGCGACTCGCAGTCGCCGCTGACCGTCGGCACCGTCGCGCGGCGGCAACTGCAGGAGATGGCGGTCCACACCTACGACGCCCAGCTCGCCCTCGGCGCCCCGCAACCACTGCCCGCCGCCATCGCCGTCGAAGGCGTCGACGAGTTCCTGCACACCTGCTTCTCCACCGGATCACCGTGGCCGCACGACCCGGCGACCGTCGTCTACCACGCCGCCGAAGGCCGGGACTGGCGGCTGACGCTCTCCGCCGCGG comes from the Actinoplanes sp. OR16 genome and includes:
- a CDS encoding maleylpyruvate isomerase family mycothiol-dependent enzyme; translation: MHKTLGFTELLDLIDDRSAAFHAAVTGATDLGVPVPSCPGWTLLDLAQHVGNGRRKWAAIVAAGPASAPPQPSAWESTPDDLPTWLTASFDRLRDALVTAGPDAGTWGWWGDSQSPLTVGTVARRQLQEMAVHTYDAQLALGAPQPLPAAIAVEGVDEFLHTCFSTGSPWPHDPATVVYHAAEGRDWRLTLSAAGARVERLESPEKADATMTATASEIQLIVHGRVPVDVASVDGDRVILDQLGAWEPE